The Primulina huaijiensis isolate GDHJ02 chromosome 12, ASM1229523v2, whole genome shotgun sequence genome has a window encoding:
- the LOC140990142 gene encoding uncharacterized protein, translating to MQTRKKVAGRISQDLPSPRVSRLQKKLVGNVQVQVQAKKVTELITSSARKKKVVGTLSKAAEEPVGGTNLDTKFRVEFDDSDVCLSYDAGSGFDSSCIANQGFDNEATNCVMETIFSPSFHVARSIGAEISRGDFCSFFHHGSQNIEECGNKNTHIDCPGGAGLSPEVSAIYLSMKNSNLECVDENNQDHMSVVVSRDNEDGEEYDDFDPYFFIKNLPDLSSVVPTFRHMLLPKQTRSCPSTSLVLDLDETLVHSTLEPCDDSDFTFSVNFNLKEHTVYVRCRPHLREFLERVSRLFEIVIFTASQSIYAEQLLNVLDPKRKIFRHRVYRDSCVFVDGNYLKDLSVLGRDLAQVIIIDNSPQAFGFQVDNGIPIESWFDDRSDTELLLLLPFLESLIGVEDVRPLIAKKYNLQEKIAAAVCPSDYNLGDPFERFSSSLSLRYCSFSLVEILDSSFAIYMASSEVDVEVERSDAELKHLEFLKILAVHAFVVVSNLYDNAKQNSGPLKSTVETVENAVTAVVDPVYQKVKGVPGDLLVFLDKKVDEAVYKFDENAPPTAKKAVSKARRVVKKASVIAQDLAEEAKVAGPFTAISHAGVISKQIAVNQLALFWFKANQYPALHGASEVAVPAAVHWSEKYNNLVKDMATKGYSLFNHIPLVPVEEMAMAYKQVEEAAGKKTDTGSTSGSESDEE from the exons ATGCAGACCAGGAAAAAAGTAGCTGGAAGAATTTCTCAAGACCTACCCAGTCCTAGGGTTTCAAGACTACAAAAAAAACTGGTGGGAaatgttcaagttcaagttcAAGCAAAGAAAGTTACTGAGCTAATCACGTCTTCTGCTAGGAAGAAAAAAGTTG TTGGTACACTTTCTAAAGCTGCTGAGGAGCCGGTCGGTGGAACAAATTTGGATACCAAATTCAGAGTGGAGTTTGATGATTCAGATGTATGTTTGAGCTATGATGCTGGTTCTGGATTTGACAGTTCTTGTATAGCTAATCAG GGCTTTGACAATGAGGCTACTAATTGTGTCATGGAAACTATATTTTCTCCATCCTTTCATGTTGCAAGAAGTATTGGAGCGGAAATTTCAAGAGGAG ACTTCTGCTCGTTTTTTCATCATGGGAGCCAAAATATCGAGGAATGTGGTAATAAGAACACACATATAGATTGCCCTG GCGGTGCCGGTCTGTCACCTGAAGTTTCGGCTATATATCTTTCCATGAAAAATTCCAACCTAGAATGTGTAGATGAGAATAATCAAGATCACATGTCGGTCGTTGTCTCGCGGGATAATGAGGATGGTGAAGAATATGATGATTTTGACCCATACTTTTTCATCAAGAATCTACCAGACTTGTCTTCAGTGGTCCCAACTTTTAGGCATATGCTACTGCCTAAACAGACAAGAAGCTGTCCATCAACCTCTCTCGTTCTGGACTTGGATG AGACATTGGTGCATTCTACGCTTGAGCCATGTGATGATTCTGATTTCACATTCTCCGTTAATTTCAACTTAAAGGAGCACACAGTATATGTGCGATGCCGTCCTCATCTAAGGGAATTTCTGGAGAGAGTATCCAGACTTTTTGAGATCGTCATCTTTACTGCCAGTCAAAGCATTTATGCTGAGCAACTTCTAAATGTCCTGGACCCAAAGAGGAAAATCTTTCGACATCGTGTATATCGTGACTCTTGTGTTTTTGTTGATGGGAATTACCTCAAAGATCTATCTGTTCTTGGCCGTGACTTGGCACAAGTCATTATAATTGACAATTCTCCTCAG GCTTTTGGTTTCCAAGTGGATAATGGAATACCAATCGAAAGTTGGTTTGATGACCGATCTGACACTGAATTGCTATTGCTCCTGCCCTTTTTGGAAAGTTTAATCGGAGTTGAAGATGTAAGGCCCCTGATCGCTAAGAAATATAATCTCCAAGAGAAAATAGCAGCAGCAGTTTGCCCTTCAGATTATAACCTAGGCGACCCATTTGAAAGAT TTTCCAGTTCCCTAAGCTTACGTTATTGTTCGTTCTCTCTTGTAGAAATTCTCGATTCGAGTTTTGCGATTTATATGGCTTCGTCTGAG GTTGATGTTGAGGTTGAGAGAAGTGATGCGGAATTGAAACACCTTGAATTTCTGAAGATTTTGGCGGTGCACGCCTTCGTGGTGGTGTCAAATCTGTACGACAACGCCAAACAGAACTCCGGTCCGCTCAAATCCACCGTTGAAACAGTGGAGAACGCCGTTACGGCCGTGGTTGATCCAGTGTACCAGAAAGTTAAGGGTGTTCCTGGTGATCTCCTTGTGTTTCTCGACAAGAAG GTGGATGAGGCGGTCTACAAATTTGATGAGAATGCTCCACCCACAGCCAAAAAAGCTGTCTCTAAAGCTCGGAGAGTCGTGAAGAAGGCATCAGTAATAGCACAAGACTTGGCAGAGGAAGCTAAAGTTGCTGGTCCGTTTACTGCAATTTCCCATGCTGGTGTAATTTCAAAGCAAATAGCTGTGAACCAATTGGCTCTCTTTTGGTTCAAAGCTAACCAGTATCCTGCTCTGCATGGAGCATCTGAGGTTGCTGTTCCTGCAGCTGTGCACTGGTCGGAGAAGTACAACAATTTGGTTAAAGATATGGCAACAAAAGGGTATAGTTTATTTAACCATATCCCATTGGTTCCTGTGGAAGAAATGGCGATGGCTTATAAGCAGGTGGAGGAAGCTGCTGGTAAGAAGACAGATACTGGCAGCACAAGCGGCAGTGAATCGGATGAGGAGTAG
- the LOC140989293 gene encoding uncharacterized protein yields the protein MGFIMEFAENLILRMMEDPKERDRKFRERLYDRKDKCQKTKEMWSLPLRPYGFWTFERHNAQIFWDSQISQVPGRRDPYDDLIQEASSSSSSK from the coding sequence ATGGGATTCATAATGGAGTTTGCCGAGAATTTGATTCTGCGAATGATGGAGGATCCGAAGGAGAGGGACAGGAAATTTAGGGAGCGTTTGTATGATAGGAAAGACAAGTGCCAGAAAACTAAGGAAATGTGGAGCTTACCTCTGCGTCCCTATGGATTCTGGACCTTCGAGCGGCACAATGCTCAGATTTTCTGGGATTCTCAGATTAGCCAAGTTCCAGGGCGCAGGGACCCATATGATGACCTCATCCAAGAAGCTTCTTCGTCTTCCTCATCCAAATAA
- the LOC140990246 gene encoding uncharacterized protein translates to MRPDKIQGGGCVAIRMLTHSSSFSKCNPSHSDVASCGTPVWMGKGLTCVCFKRKASCPRVCINLSPIQEERLRRLRRRTKVYFDASRPEHQDALRALWSATYPGKQLQSLISDQWKDMGWQGKDPSTDFRGAGFISLENLLFFAKTFSTSFQSLLRKQTGKRAVWEYPFAVAGVNITFMLMQMLDLNATKPGTFIRAIFLQMLAENEWAFDLLYCVAFVIMDNLWLQKNATYMDFNDILKSTRYQLEKELLMDDVTWIEDMPSYSLLH, encoded by the exons ATGAGACCGGACAAGATTCAGGGAGGCGGATGCGTGGCGATTCGGATGCTTACTCACTCATCCTCGTTTTCCAAATGCAATCCTTCTCATTCAG ATGTTGCATCTTGTGGCACACCAGTGTGGATGGGTAAAGGCCTCACCTGTGTTTGCTTCAAGCGCAAGGCCAGCTGTCCGCGCGTATGCATTAACTTGAGCCCCATACAG GAGGAGAGACTAAGAAGATTAAGACGCCGGACTAAAGTTTACTTTGATGCATCCAGGCCAGAACATCAG GATGCTTTAAGGGCATTATGGTCAGCTACATACCCTGGAAAGCAACTACAGAGTTTGATTTCTGACCAGTGGAAAGATATGGGATGGCAGGGGAAAGATCCATCTACAGACTTCAG GGGTGCTGGCTTCATTTCTTTGGAAAACTTGCTGTTCTTTGCCAAAACATTTTCG ACATCTTTTCAGAGTCTCTTAAGGAAGCAGACAGGCAAGAGAGCAGTTTGGGAATATCCATTTGCAGTTGCTGGAGTAAATATAACATttatgctcatgcaaatgctcGATCTGAATGCCA CCAAGCCTGGAACGTTTATCAGAGCAATTTTTCTGCAAATGTTAGCAG AGAATGAGTGGGCATTTGATCTACTATACTGTGTAGCTTTCGTGATAATGGACAACTTGTGGCTCCAAAAAAACGCAACATACATGGACTTCAAT GATATTTTAAAATCGACCCGGTATCAATTGGAGAAAGAACTGCTGATGGACGACGTTACATGGATCGAAGACATGCCTTCCTACAGCCTTCTGCACTGA
- the LOC140989593 gene encoding protein BIIDXI-like, with the protein MDHVFQFLLLFFIYITLSNAADILQNPDFEIPPMNIVENETSQLLLLHNKQNPIPGWSFDGTVWYVTPAANLSLPGNGHAIQLGENGRINQTFKGTDDYSDYILTFTLAAQNENCFNNFTAVNISVLDPEYDDDRSRVFSLERNLSRQLWISYGFHLGSWGSKTDSINLEIMSVAQNLEQNVTCWPVVDNFIVNRNRMPRWYEGNVIANGDFEIGPAVIKNSSEGILVNEESSSYHTPLQQWKILGTVKYIDSKHFKVPRGNAAIELFSGYPSGIQADFVFQMEKTYTLNFTLGDADDSCVGDLLVFLQVGNDIRNYTVQSNGTGSANSRHSVSFSIASELSRDTSIAFYRFNETWTSDGVLCGPVLDNISLYMLSSNSSSMKMELWYGVVIFSLVLLGMMTLV; encoded by the exons ATGGATCATGTGTTCCAATTCCTCCTCTTGTTCTTCATTTACATCACATTATCAAATGCTGCAG ATATACTACAAAACCCGGATTTCGAAATCCCTCCAATGAATATAGTCGAAAACGAGACTTCCCAGTTATTGCTCCTTCACAACAAACAAAACCCAATTCCAGGATGGTCGTTCGATGGAACAGTGTGGTATGTAACTCCAGCTGCCAACTTATCTTTGCCAGGAAATGGCCACGCGATTCAATTAGGAGAAAATGGTCGAATCAACCAAACATTCAAAGGGACTGATGATTACTCGGATTATATTCTCACTTTCACTCTGGCTGCTCAAAACGAGAATTGTTTCAACAACTTTACGGCCGTTAATATTTCGGTTCTTGATCCTGAATACGATGATGATAGATCACGAGTCTTCTCTTTGGAGAGGAATCTGAGCAGACAGTTGTGGATTAGCTATGGTTTTCATTTGGGATCATGGGGAAGTAAAACGGATTCCATAAATCTCGAGATCATGAGTGTGGCACAAAATTTGGAGCAAAATGTTACTTGTTGGCCCGTCGTGGATAACTTTATCGTGAACAGAAATCGAATGCCCCGATGGTACGAAG GTAACGTGATAGCAAATGGAGATTTTGAGATTGGGCCAGCAGTCATCAAGAACTCCTCAGAGGGAATTCTTGTAAATGAAGAATCAAGCTCATACCATACCCCACTCCAACAATGGAAAATCCTCGGAACCGTAAAATACATTGATTCTAAACACTTCAAAGTCCCCCGAGGCAACGCAGCAATTGAGCTATTTTCTGGTTATCCATCTGGCATCCAAGCAGATTTCGTTTTCCAAATGGAAAAAACTTACACTTTGAACTTCACTCTAGGTGATGCTGATGATTCCTGTGTAGGAGATTTATTGGTATTCTTACAAGTGGGGAATGATATAAGGAATTACACAGTCCAAAGTAATGGGACAGGATCGGCTAATTCCAGACATTCTGTAAGTTTTAGTATTGCATCCGAATTGTCGAGGGATACTTCTATAGCGTTCTATAGATTCAATGAGACATGGACTAGCGATGGTGTCCTGTGTGGTCCTGTCCTAGACAACATAAGTCTGTATATGCTGAGTTCGAATTCGAGTTCGATGAAGATGGAACTTTGGTATGGTGTTGTGATTTTTAGTTTGGTACTTCTTGGTATGATGACTCTTGTGTAA